A window of the Carassius carassius chromosome 36, fCarCar2.1, whole genome shotgun sequence genome harbors these coding sequences:
- the LOC132116656 gene encoding C-C chemokine receptor type 8-like produces MNNSTVNLTTPETSTNYKIQSWELIDNLEIFVYSINLFSFPTHCYVIWLIIGSRSGVTLEFFNLNLSVCEIGICLNSLFFILSRWFSCLEFLDQFLAGFTYTGRPLFQCLMCVERYLGVVHPVTFLKYKPLRYRVICCTAVWIINLGSCLVCMYNLASKNNHAHALFLTVELTLVISIQLFCLVSVLRALKQSGPGVRGRKREVDNPIKRRALFLILITTVTMFILFFPFVIIGLFIIVTADSSPTVWLTGVTCFILAGFVQPLLYLHRTGKLSFVPH; encoded by the coding sequence ATGAATAACTCTACAGTGAACCTCACCACACCTGAAACATCTACAAACTACAAAATTCAGTCCTGGGAGCTTATAGACAATCTGGAAATCTTTGTGTACAGCATCAATTTGTTTAGTTTTCCTACACACTGCTATGTTATATGGCTCATCATTGGATCAAGAAGTGGAGTTACATTAGAGTTCTTCAACCTCAATCTGTCTGTTTGTGAGATTGGTATCTGTCTGAATAGTTTGTTCTTTATACTGTCAAGGTGGTTTTCATGTCTTGAATTTTTAGATCAGTTTTTAGCAGGATTTACATACACCGGTCGTcctctgtttcagtgtctgatGTGTGTTGAGCGTTACCTGGGAGTGGTTCATCCTGTAACCTTTCTGAAGTACAAACCTCTCAGATACAGAGTCATCTGCTGCACTGCTGTCTGGATAATTAATCTTGGCTCCTGTTTGGTCTGCATGTACAATTTAGCCTCAAAAAACAATCATGCACATGCGTTGTTCTTGACAGTGGAGCTTACACTGGTCatctccatccagttgttttgtcTTGTGTCAGTTCTCAGAGCTCTGAAGCAATCAGGACCAGGAGTgagagggagaaaaagagagGTGGACAACCCCATAAAAAGAAGAGCACTTTTTCTTATTCTAATAACCACAGTGACCATGTTTATACTATTTTTCCCATTTGTAATCATAGGATTATTTATCATAGTGACTGCTGATTCTTCTCCAACAGTCTGGCTCACTGGCGTGACTTGTTTTATTCTGGCTGGTTTTGTACAGCCTCTTCTTTATCTGCACCGCACTGGAAAACTCTCCTTTGTGCCTCATTAA
- the LOC132116795 gene encoding C-C chemokine receptor type 8-like — protein sequence MNNSTENFTTSVDFTTQSIGLVDIINISMYSISFLFGLPTHSYVIWLITRGSGSGFVSEFFILNLSICEICNCLNSLICIFDTFIPCKHLGSFLSGLAITGCPLFQCLMCVERYLAVVHPVTFLKYKPFRYKLICCNMAWIITLGSCLSCMLTFVFFYVYVCFFSLQYMFFISFQLFCLVAVLRALKQSGPGERGREREEENHTKRRAFYLILITTVSMVIIYVPFIIAGFTLILTQHHIKELFSFSIICNVLAGFVQPVLYLHRSNKVSVASCTPLPAL from the exons ATGAATAACTCTACAGAGAACTTCACCACATCTGTAGACTTCACAACTCAGTCCATCGGGCTTGTGGACATTATAAACATTTCTATGTACAGCATCAGTTTCCTGTTTGGTCTTCCTACACACTCCTATGTTATATGGCTCATCACCAGAGGATCAGGAAGTGGATTTGTGTCAGAGTTCTTCATCTTAAATCTCTCTATTTGTGAGATTTGTAATTGTCTGAATAGTTTGATCTGtatatttgatacatttattcCATGTAAACATCTTGGATCATTTTTGTCAGGTCTAGCCATCACAGGTTGTcctctgtttcagtgtctgatGTGCGTTGAGCGTTACCTGGCAGTGGTTCATCCTGTAACCTTTCTGAAGTACAAACCTTTCAGATATAAATTGATCTGCTGTAACATGGCCTGGATAATCACTCTTGGCTCCTGCTTAAGCTGCATGCTTACTTTTGTCTtcttttatgtttatgtatgtttcTTTTCACTGCAGTACATGTTCTTCATCTCCTTTCAGTTGTTTTGTCTTGTGGCTGttctcagagcactgaagcagtcaggaccaggagagagagggagagagagagaggaggaaaaccACACGAAGAGAAGAGCATTTTATCTCATTCTAATAACTACCGTGAGCATGGTTATCATATATGTGCCATTTATTATAGCCGGATTCACTTTAATTCTAACACAACATCACATTAAGGAACTTTTTTCTTTTAGTATTATTTGTAATGTGTTGGCTGGTTTTGTTCAACCTGTTCTTTATCTGCACCG GTCCAATAAGGTCAGTGTTGCATCCTGCACACCTCTTCCCGCCCTATAG
- the LOC132116546 gene encoding C-C chemokine receptor type 8-like, with the protein MSNSTMNFTSSDSTNSTTQSFGQLDFCLNSISLLFGLPTHFYVIWLIITGSGSGVASAFFNLNLSVCEIGNSLLCFFNAMAICFSRLKIVSNLLEGLGITGRPLFQCLICVERYLAVLHPVTFLKYKPLRYRVICCTAAWIITIGSCFISMFILMLHNTTAHTWFFSLQFLLFLFIQLFCLVAVLRALKQSGPGERKKEEESHIKRKAFDLILISTIAITFIYVPYIIIGFCSVLTQQFIKDLYSFSYVCYVLAGFVQPVLYLQHVGKLPFLRTS; encoded by the coding sequence ATGAGTAACTCGACAATGAACTTCACCTCAAGTGATTCTACAAACTCCACAACTCAGTCCTTTGGACAACTGGATTTTTGTCTGAATAGCATCAGTTTGCTATTTGGTCTTCCTACACACTTCTATGTTATATGGCTCATCATCACAGGATCAGGAAGTGGAGTTGCATCAGCATTCTTCAACCTCAATCTCTCAGTTTGTGAGATTGGTAACTCTCTATTATGTTTCTTTAATGCAATGGCAATTTGTTTTTCACGTCTCAAGATAGTATCAAATTTACTAGAAGGTCTAGGCATCACCGGTCGTcctctgtttcagtgtctgatctgtgtTGAGCGTTATCTGGCAGTGCTTCATCCTGTAACCTTTCTGAAGTACAAACCTCTCAGATATAGAGTGATCTGCTGCACTGCTGCCTGGATAATCACCATTGGATCCTGTTTTATCTCCATGTTCATTTTAATGTTGCACAATACTACAGCACATACATGGTTCTTCTCACTGcagttcctcctcttcctcttcatccagttgttttgtcttgtggctgttctcagagctctgaagcagtcaggaccaggagagagaaagaaagaggaggaaagccacataaaaagaaaagcatttgatCTCATTCTAATAAGTACTATCGCCATTACTTTTATATATGTGCCATATATAATCATAGGATTCTGTTCTGTTTTGACTCAGCAGTTTATTAAGGACCTCTATTCTTTTAGTTATGTTTGTTATGTACTGGCTGGTTTTGTTCAGCCTGTTCTTTATCTACAACATGTTGGAAAACTTCCTTTTCTCAGAACCTCATAA